A window of the Tunturibacter empetritectus genome harbors these coding sequences:
- a CDS encoding GvpL/GvpF family gas vesicle protein, whose translation MAWYAYCVAERQAFPELCRHRRPMPLTNVSGLFGNQTFLFPASDLAVIVSEHSPEDTARLDQQAAKDHARVVADCFKLSTVLPFRFGTTFQDDDALRRSVRSNQRHFQANVERLRGKAEMHLKVLVDDICPGNSARDMTVGQQYLTSLRESASRQRERQSKARALSIQMHRMFLPLAEEITCKRMDTGKMLLDIAHLIDNKTVERYQNKYTSATLELKDCRMQLSGPWPPYHFVHKTTPQHQHSA comes from the coding sequence ATGGCATGGTACGCGTATTGCGTCGCAGAGAGACAAGCATTTCCGGAGCTTTGTCGCCACCGCCGCCCGATGCCCCTGACGAATGTCTCGGGACTCTTCGGGAACCAGACGTTCTTGTTTCCCGCCAGTGATTTAGCAGTGATTGTCTCCGAGCATAGCCCCGAAGACACCGCCCGACTCGACCAGCAGGCCGCCAAAGACCATGCACGTGTCGTCGCAGACTGCTTCAAGCTCTCCACCGTTCTGCCCTTCCGCTTCGGCACCACCTTCCAGGATGACGACGCCCTGCGCCGCTCTGTCCGCTCCAATCAGCGACACTTCCAGGCCAATGTCGAACGCCTCCGTGGTAAGGCCGAGATGCATCTCAAAGTCCTCGTCGACGACATCTGCCCCGGCAACTCAGCTCGCGACATGACCGTCGGCCAGCAGTATCTGACCAGCCTGCGCGAGAGCGCCAGCCGCCAACGCGAGCGTCAGTCGAAGGCTCGCGCCCTCTCCATCCAGATGCACCGCATGTTCCTGCCGCTGGCCGAAGAGATCACCTGCAAACGCATGGACACCGGAAAGATGCTTCTCGATATCGCCCACCTGATCGACAACAAGACCGTGGAGCGCTATCAGAACAAGTACACCTCCGCCACGCTCGAGCTCAAAGACTGCCGCATGCAGCTCTCCGGCCCCTGGCCTCCCTATCACTTCGTGCATAAGACCACGCCACAACATCAGCACAGCGCATAG
- a CDS encoding zinc-dependent alcohol dehydrogenase family protein: protein MYAFPVQQFGIDKLRQIDLPTPQTTPGTVLIKVHAVSLNYRDLMMVKGLYNPKMALPRIPCSDGAGEVVATGEGVTHVEAGDRVCGIFMQRWLDGPLTADKSKAALGGDVDGMLTEYALLDHEGVVRFPEHLTYEEASTLPCAGVTAWNALHHAGDPTNPTHPGETVVIQGTGGVSIFALQFAKLLGARVLGTSSSEEKLSRARSLGLEEGYNYKLRPDWSKWVTEATANKGADRIIEVGGGGTFGQSLRAARVGGTIAQIGVLSGAATPDPVALTPILHKQLRVQGIYVGSRVMFEQMNAAISKAGLRPVIDKVFHFSHAAEAFAHMESASHFGKIVIRVT, encoded by the coding sequence ATGTACGCATTCCCGGTCCAGCAATTTGGCATCGATAAACTTCGGCAGATTGATCTACCCACTCCCCAAACAACCCCGGGTACGGTTTTGATCAAAGTTCACGCCGTCTCTCTTAACTACCGCGATCTCATGATGGTCAAGGGTCTTTACAACCCGAAGATGGCCCTCCCGCGCATTCCCTGTTCCGATGGAGCGGGAGAGGTGGTTGCCACGGGCGAAGGGGTCACTCACGTCGAAGCCGGCGACCGCGTCTGCGGCATCTTCATGCAGCGTTGGCTCGACGGGCCGCTCACCGCCGACAAATCAAAGGCTGCCCTTGGCGGAGACGTAGACGGCATGCTCACCGAGTACGCTCTCCTCGACCATGAGGGAGTCGTTCGCTTCCCCGAGCACTTAACCTACGAAGAAGCCTCCACTCTGCCTTGCGCCGGCGTCACGGCGTGGAACGCCCTCCATCATGCCGGCGACCCAACCAATCCAACACATCCAGGAGAGACCGTAGTCATCCAGGGCACAGGCGGCGTCTCAATCTTCGCGCTGCAATTCGCAAAGCTCCTCGGAGCCCGAGTCCTCGGCACCTCCTCGAGTGAGGAAAAACTATCCCGCGCCCGGAGCCTTGGTCTGGAAGAAGGATATAACTACAAACTGCGCCCCGATTGGTCCAAATGGGTCACTGAGGCGACCGCAAACAAAGGAGCGGATCGTATCATCGAAGTCGGCGGCGGCGGCACCTTCGGTCAATCCCTGCGAGCAGCCCGCGTTGGCGGCACGATCGCGCAGATAGGCGTACTGTCCGGCGCTGCCACCCCGGATCCTGTCGCCCTCACGCCCATCCTTCACAAGCAGCTTCGCGTGCAGGGCATCTACGTAGGCTCCCGCGTAATGTTCGAGCAGATGAACGCCGCCATCTCCAAAGCCGGACTTCGTCCTGTCATCGACAAGGTCTTCCACTTCTCTCATGCCGCCGAGGCCTTCGCTCACATGGAGTCGGCCTCGCACTTCGGAAAGATTGTCATTCGCGTTACGTAG
- a CDS encoding ABC transporter permease, which produces MTQLAEAAKPRTPQNRQSARGTQSPKLTQYTRAFVGLFRRDLHVLRRELFPFVIRVCMNPLLFLFVFTYVIPHMNAGAAMNPTASMAGNAFSTVLLPGLMAVAIMFSGIAAVALPLAQEFGITREIDDRVMCPLPVPFVAIEKICFSAVQSVIAACIVYPLAYYVPATHPTTHISNWPFLILVVALASLTAGALGLTIGTSVKPQQIGLIFGVVVIPITFLGCVYYPWAALTHIRWLQIGVLINPIVYMSEGLRAALTPTLPHMNPYLIVGMLIASLCLLTWLGIKGFLRRVIG; this is translated from the coding sequence ATGACCCAACTGGCAGAAGCCGCAAAACCGAGAACGCCGCAGAATCGCCAATCCGCCAGAGGCACTCAAAGCCCAAAGCTCACGCAGTACACTCGCGCCTTCGTCGGTCTCTTCCGCCGTGATCTGCATGTTCTACGTCGCGAACTCTTCCCCTTCGTCATCCGCGTCTGCATGAACCCGCTGCTCTTTCTCTTCGTATTCACCTACGTCATTCCACACATGAACGCCGGCGCCGCCATGAATCCAACAGCATCCATGGCCGGCAACGCCTTCTCTACAGTTTTGCTGCCTGGTCTCATGGCAGTTGCCATCATGTTCTCCGGTATCGCCGCTGTCGCGCTGCCTCTCGCGCAGGAGTTCGGCATCACCCGAGAGATCGACGACCGGGTCATGTGTCCATTACCGGTGCCTTTCGTCGCCATCGAAAAGATCTGCTTCTCCGCGGTCCAGAGCGTCATCGCCGCCTGCATCGTCTACCCGCTCGCCTACTACGTCCCAGCGACGCATCCTACGACCCATATCAGCAACTGGCCATTCCTCATCCTTGTTGTAGCCCTTGCCAGCCTCACAGCGGGCGCACTCGGCCTCACCATCGGCACCAGCGTCAAACCGCAACAGATCGGCCTCATCTTCGGCGTGGTCGTCATCCCAATCACGTTCCTGGGCTGCGTCTACTATCCCTGGGCCGCGCTCACTCACATCCGCTGGCTTCAGATCGGCGTTCTCATCAATCCCATCGTCTACATGAGCGAGGGACTACGCGCCGCCCTCACCCCCACGCTGCCACACATGAACCCTTATCTAATCGTAGGGATGCTGATAGCCTCTCTCTGTCTCCTCACCTGGCTAGGCATCAAGGGCTTCCTCCGCCGCGTCATCGGCTAA
- a CDS encoding glycosyltransferase family 39 protein, translated as MIMQRGTAFLPKREDGFLKRTNWRWVVLVAVLLSGVVARTYRPIAVPAGFDQDEISEAYESYSLLKTGADRWGYHLPVYFVGWGSGQNVLQAYATVPVIALFGLSGFSVRFFDLACGLLTLPLFYAVCRRNFGAPSALLSTIFLALSPWHIMVSRWAVECNSLPFFVLLGIFCFQEALERRSALLTAICLIPFAIAFYVYGISLVVVPTLMLLLLAKEFRRIKADWHIWTIGAAVFLAISSPFIFFVWKNYLVKRSYDFERYLPVSVPLIPVNRLHQLLKQESVISTNIHFLTHALQDHTTWSQVKLSPPIPLTVLAMAAIGILLTISRAIRSRRIPNPLVLWLVAALPVFLIVPIQINEAINVYAPLLALAGAGAMALWYKLRHVRLRPVMVTVFWCLFAFESGWFLTSYFGKRYAAQSAPDFHPEMKEVLVRLQNIAHPEDTVFLCNLLRLNYVYVLYYNRIDPKQLQNAHATYANPDFAQYVFTRMRLAQRSGPVTYAIYLGETPICENPSEVSVIGMFETGRCLEPLPFIGPENSPLY; from the coding sequence ATGATCATGCAGCGGGGGACTGCTTTCTTGCCAAAGAGAGAAGACGGATTTCTGAAACGAACTAACTGGCGTTGGGTGGTGTTAGTGGCTGTGCTGCTGAGTGGTGTAGTAGCGCGTACTTATCGACCCATTGCTGTTCCTGCCGGCTTTGATCAGGACGAAATATCAGAAGCGTACGAAAGCTATTCTCTGCTTAAGACGGGCGCCGACCGTTGGGGGTACCATCTTCCCGTTTATTTTGTTGGCTGGGGCTCAGGTCAAAACGTGCTTCAGGCCTACGCCACGGTGCCAGTCATTGCGCTTTTTGGGCTCTCGGGGTTTTCCGTACGCTTTTTCGATCTAGCGTGCGGACTTCTGACACTGCCTCTTTTCTACGCTGTGTGCCGCAGGAACTTTGGAGCACCATCCGCATTGCTAAGCACTATTTTCTTAGCGCTGTCCCCATGGCACATCATGGTTTCGAGGTGGGCGGTCGAATGTAACAGCTTGCCTTTCTTTGTTTTGCTCGGGATTTTCTGTTTTCAGGAGGCCCTTGAAAGAAGATCTGCCCTGCTGACCGCTATCTGTCTAATTCCGTTCGCGATTGCGTTCTACGTTTATGGAATCTCGCTAGTGGTTGTGCCAACTCTAATGCTCTTACTACTGGCTAAAGAGTTTCGACGAATAAAGGCTGATTGGCATATTTGGACAATTGGAGCTGCGGTGTTCCTCGCAATCTCTAGCCCTTTTATCTTCTTCGTGTGGAAAAACTATCTGGTAAAGAGAAGCTACGACTTTGAGAGGTATCTTCCGGTCTCCGTTCCATTAATTCCTGTGAATCGGTTGCATCAGTTATTGAAGCAGGAGAGCGTCATCTCCACTAATATTCACTTCCTGACGCATGCGTTGCAGGATCACACGACATGGAGCCAGGTGAAGCTGTCCCCTCCGATTCCTTTGACTGTGCTGGCGATGGCAGCAATTGGGATCCTCTTGACGATATCGCGGGCGATCCGATCGCGAAGAATCCCAAACCCGCTCGTTCTCTGGTTGGTGGCCGCTCTTCCTGTTTTCTTGATTGTGCCAATACAGATTAATGAAGCGATCAATGTTTACGCTCCGCTGCTTGCTCTTGCCGGCGCAGGGGCCATGGCTCTTTGGTACAAGCTGCGGCACGTGCGCCTGCGGCCGGTAATGGTGACCGTTTTCTGGTGTCTCTTCGCGTTCGAGTCAGGTTGGTTTCTGACCAGTTACTTTGGAAAGAGATACGCTGCGCAGAGTGCTCCTGACTTTCACCCCGAGATGAAGGAGGTTCTCGTAAGACTGCAGAACATCGCTCATCCAGAGGACACGGTTTTTCTTTGTAACCTTCTGCGGCTGAACTATGTGTATGTGCTCTATTACAACCGTATCGATCCAAAGCAGCTTCAAAATGCACACGCGACGTATGCGAACCCTGATTTTGCGCAGTATGTCTTTACCCGAATGAGGCTCGCACAACGAAGCGGACCGGTTACCTATGCCATCTATCTAGGTGAGACTCCCATTTGCGAGAACCCGTCGGAGGTTAGCGTGATTGGGATGTTCGAGACAGGTCGGTGCCTTGAGCCTTTACCGTTTATCGGTCCCGAAAATTCCCCCCTCTATTAG
- a CDS encoding acyltransferase family protein produces MRIHSLDGLRAVAVLAVILHHHEILRGGWVGVDLFFVLSGYLITQILRRDRLLPHYWKRFYIKRATRILPPVLLLIAYVAMAFKPRTLSVLAYLGFMGNFASASNWVIPNLIMLWSLAVEEHFYLMFPIAVRYMQRRHLKILLLGLLLIEPMLRFLATPHVRDYEQIYFLTPFHLDGLAMGCLLAIWSETERGKALLTRWSGTTLLVSWAWFTLMSRAWPHVFDREANTQIFNTLGYSLLGVCCASLVAYVLTHPDGALNRALSWKPLTFIGIISYGLYLCHQPVRSAFTGATGLSSRVAFPITLSLAILVSWISFRWFEAPLIRWGHKLASVWRADRLDTTVTVVDA; encoded by the coding sequence ATGCGGATTCACAGTCTTGATGGTCTTCGGGCAGTCGCAGTGCTGGCGGTGATCCTGCATCATCATGAGATTCTGCGAGGCGGATGGGTTGGAGTCGATCTTTTCTTTGTGCTCTCTGGTTATCTGATCACACAGATCCTTCGCCGAGACCGGCTGTTGCCCCATTACTGGAAGCGTTTTTACATTAAACGCGCGACACGAATTCTTCCGCCAGTCCTGCTTCTGATTGCGTATGTTGCGATGGCCTTCAAACCGCGAACGCTTTCCGTTCTGGCGTACCTGGGGTTTATGGGCAATTTTGCCAGCGCTTCCAACTGGGTCATCCCAAACCTGATTATGTTGTGGTCGCTGGCGGTGGAGGAGCATTTTTACCTAATGTTTCCAATAGCGGTTCGCTACATGCAGCGGAGACATCTGAAGATTTTGTTACTGGGACTGCTACTGATTGAGCCGATGCTGCGGTTTCTTGCAACTCCTCACGTACGGGATTACGAGCAAATTTATTTCTTGACTCCATTTCACCTTGATGGCTTGGCTATGGGCTGCCTGCTGGCGATCTGGAGCGAGACGGAACGGGGAAAAGCGCTTCTGACTCGATGGTCAGGTACTACCCTTCTTGTCTCGTGGGCTTGGTTCACGTTGATGTCGCGGGCGTGGCCCCATGTCTTTGATCGCGAAGCGAATACGCAGATCTTCAATACCCTTGGCTACAGCCTTCTCGGTGTTTGTTGCGCCAGCCTGGTGGCTTACGTCCTGACGCATCCTGATGGCGCACTAAACCGCGCGCTATCGTGGAAGCCGCTCACCTTTATCGGCATCATCAGCTACGGCTTGTACCTCTGCCATCAGCCCGTCCGAAGCGCTTTTACAGGAGCGACCGGGTTGAGTTCCAGAGTGGCGTTCCCTATTACGCTATCACTCGCTATTCTCGTAAGTTGGATATCGTTCCGGTGGTTTGAAGCCCCTCTGATACGATGGGGCCACAAGCTTGCATCGGTATGGCGTGCCGACAGACTGGACACAACGGTGACGGTTGTGGATGCGTAG
- a CDS encoding c-type cytochrome, producing MAKKGSSNGGFGKVVLGFLIGIVAVALGLFAYLKFGPLPVAVADAPLPFEKQIVKVPLNARIERESKTPPFGTSEDVFESGAHVYRTECASCHGTPGRDVPFAKSMFPSAPQLWKKHSNSEVVGVSDDEAGETYWKVANGIRLSGMPSYKHVLSDTQMWQVSLLLKNADKELPGPVTQILDAPAP from the coding sequence ATGGCGAAAAAAGGCAGCAGCAACGGAGGTTTTGGCAAAGTCGTTCTCGGTTTTCTGATCGGTATCGTCGCCGTTGCCTTGGGACTCTTCGCTTACCTCAAGTTCGGACCGCTGCCCGTCGCGGTGGCTGACGCACCCCTGCCGTTCGAAAAACAGATCGTCAAGGTTCCCCTCAACGCCCGCATCGAACGCGAGTCCAAGACCCCTCCCTTCGGCACCAGCGAGGATGTCTTCGAGTCCGGAGCACACGTCTATCGGACGGAGTGTGCGAGCTGTCACGGCACTCCCGGTCGAGATGTGCCCTTTGCTAAATCCATGTTTCCCTCAGCTCCCCAGCTCTGGAAGAAGCACTCGAATAGCGAAGTAGTCGGCGTCAGCGACGATGAGGCCGGTGAGACCTACTGGAAGGTCGCCAACGGCATCCGCCTCTCCGGTATGCCCTCCTATAAGCATGTCCTCTCCGATACCCAGATGTGGCAGGTTAGCCTGCTTCTAAAGAACGCCGACAAGGAGCTCCCCGGCCCCGTCACCCAGATCCTTGACGCGCCAGCGCCATAA
- a CDS encoding DUF481 domain-containing protein translates to MSSNYQLNPGKWRGKWYSLFALSLITGVVFQQTAMVWAQSAPAKPAPDVIVFTNGDQLTGTLERATGDSFVFKSDVVGEITVTADKIKELHTGGKFVALKNGEKVTRTSKTPAGITYQDSVITLADESSSRVVDTVPVKDLAVLIDGATYSKEVTGNPGIFQDWTGGVSGGVTLIESTQIGRTFTAAVNLIRLVPSVEFLPARTRDTINLLETYGKLTQPVIPQTTPPTPDSVAKTNIFHADAEHDKYLTPRLFGLVGLSYDHNYAQGLNLQQIYGAGIGYTVFKTPVQEFDVKADLHYERQNFVPPSVSTDLIGSSFTELYHRVLPRKILFTESGTFIPSWNDPSIYSAIFEAGLQMPTYKRLSVSLSLQDNYLSNPAFGYKDNSFQFVTGVTYSLK, encoded by the coding sequence ATGAGCTCAAACTACCAATTGAATCCCGGCAAATGGCGCGGTAAGTGGTACAGCCTGTTTGCCTTGAGCCTGATTACAGGCGTCGTGTTTCAGCAGACAGCGATGGTATGGGCCCAGAGTGCACCGGCAAAACCGGCACCTGACGTAATCGTATTTACCAATGGCGATCAGCTGACGGGAACCCTTGAGCGGGCGACAGGCGACTCTTTTGTCTTCAAGAGCGATGTGGTCGGCGAGATTACGGTTACGGCGGACAAGATCAAAGAGCTGCACACCGGGGGTAAGTTCGTGGCCCTCAAGAACGGCGAAAAGGTGACGCGTACCTCGAAGACGCCCGCAGGGATCACGTATCAGGACAGCGTCATCACCTTGGCGGATGAGTCCTCCTCGCGCGTGGTGGATACGGTGCCGGTGAAGGATCTTGCAGTCCTGATCGATGGAGCGACCTACTCCAAAGAGGTGACTGGCAATCCGGGCATCTTCCAAGATTGGACCGGGGGAGTGTCCGGCGGAGTGACGCTGATCGAATCCACACAGATTGGGCGGACATTCACTGCGGCAGTCAACCTGATACGCCTGGTCCCTTCAGTCGAGTTTTTGCCGGCCCGGACGCGTGACACGATCAACCTGCTCGAGACTTATGGCAAGTTGACCCAACCCGTGATTCCCCAGACCACGCCTCCTACCCCTGATTCGGTGGCGAAGACGAATATCTTTCATGCGGACGCAGAGCACGACAAGTACCTCACGCCTCGACTCTTTGGTCTGGTTGGCTTGTCCTACGACCATAACTATGCGCAAGGCCTGAACCTGCAGCAGATCTATGGTGCTGGTATCGGCTACACCGTGTTTAAAACGCCAGTTCAGGAGTTCGACGTCAAGGCAGATTTGCACTATGAGAGGCAAAACTTTGTGCCGCCGAGTGTGAGTACAGATCTGATCGGATCAAGCTTTACTGAGCTGTATCATCGCGTCCTGCCGAGGAAGATCCTCTTCACGGAGAGCGGAACGTTTATTCCGTCGTGGAACGATCCGAGCATCTACTCAGCGATCTTCGAAGCTGGTTTGCAGATGCCTACCTACAAACGGCTAAGCGTCAGTCTCAGCCTGCAGGATAACTATCTGAGCAATCCGGCGTTTGGCTATAAAGACAATAGCTTCCAGTTTGTGACTGGCGTTACCTACTCGCTGAAGTAG
- a CDS encoding OmpA family protein produces MNRTKNVFTALVFSAGILGYFAAGSAKLDAQEPNPTSQTNPPQDANDIKKQDNGIYLYRVKVVQRDLDAVNYLHRSGSTNIGFKGTPLLPFAKGEAKVTSERGGIHISARFQGLTPANGFGPEYLTYVLWAITPDGRPNNLGEVLPANNKNNIEVTTALQSFGMIVTAEPYFSVTQPSDVVVLQNVILNDKTTGVLEKVNAHYSLLARGAYAQTDGSRSNLNPITRDERSPLELYQANNAIRIAQAAGADKYAPDIMAEAMQDLRNATDIDQNKKGDRKMEITFARQAVQRAEDARLVTLRKQAAERQLNADNAKRDAEAQAQQSQLQAQQSQLEAERARAAQAEADADRARAEAAAAEAQARAAAANKSATDANAVRERLRAQLNSVLATSESARGLIVNMSDVLFDTGRYTLKTNTQISLAKVAGILQAYPGLKLQVEGYTDSVGSDQYNQKLSENRADAVRDFLETQGVQPDNITATGYGKAKPVADNATSQGRAQNRRVNLVVSGDAIGVQQSNPDADPAPSATPQ; encoded by the coding sequence ATGAATCGCACCAAGAACGTCTTTACTGCCCTGGTGTTTTCTGCTGGGATTCTCGGATATTTCGCAGCTGGATCTGCAAAGCTTGACGCGCAGGAACCTAACCCGACCTCCCAGACAAATCCCCCACAGGACGCGAATGACATCAAGAAGCAGGATAACGGGATCTATCTCTACCGCGTGAAGGTCGTCCAGCGCGACCTCGATGCGGTGAACTATCTCCATCGCAGCGGTTCGACCAATATTGGCTTCAAGGGAACGCCCCTTCTTCCGTTCGCCAAGGGAGAGGCCAAAGTCACCAGTGAGCGTGGTGGAATTCACATCTCAGCCCGGTTCCAGGGGCTAACCCCAGCCAATGGCTTTGGACCCGAGTACCTGACCTACGTCTTGTGGGCGATCACCCCGGATGGCCGCCCCAACAACCTGGGCGAGGTGCTTCCTGCGAACAACAAGAACAACATTGAAGTGACTACCGCCCTGCAGTCCTTTGGCATGATCGTCACCGCCGAGCCTTACTTCTCGGTAACGCAGCCAAGCGACGTCGTCGTGCTGCAGAACGTGATCCTCAACGATAAAACCACCGGTGTTCTCGAAAAAGTGAATGCGCACTACTCCCTGCTGGCGCGCGGCGCATATGCCCAGACGGATGGTTCCAGGTCGAACCTGAACCCAATTACCAGGGATGAACGATCACCGCTTGAGCTCTATCAGGCCAACAACGCCATCCGCATAGCGCAGGCCGCGGGAGCCGACAAATACGCTCCCGACATTATGGCCGAGGCGATGCAGGACCTTCGCAACGCTACCGACATCGATCAGAACAAGAAGGGTGATCGCAAAATGGAGATCACCTTCGCGCGCCAGGCTGTACAGCGTGCTGAAGATGCCCGTCTCGTCACTCTGCGCAAGCAAGCGGCTGAGCGCCAACTGAACGCTGACAACGCCAAGCGAGATGCAGAGGCGCAGGCCCAGCAGTCGCAGCTTCAGGCTCAACAGTCTCAGCTTGAAGCCGAGCGCGCCCGCGCCGCCCAGGCGGAAGCCGATGCCGATCGCGCCCGTGCCGAAGCCGCCGCTGCCGAAGCCCAGGCTCGTGCCGCCGCTGCCAACAAGAGCGCAACCGACGCCAACGCCGTTCGCGAGAGGCTTCGCGCTCAGCTGAACAGCGTCCTCGCCACCAGCGAATCGGCCCGCGGTCTCATCGTCAACATGTCCGATGTGCTCTTCGACACCGGTCGCTATACCCTCAAGACCAACACCCAGATCAGTCTGGCCAAGGTGGCTGGAATTCTACAGGCCTATCCTGGATTGAAGCTTCAGGTCGAGGGCTACACCGACAGCGTGGGAAGCGACCAGTACAACCAGAAGCTTTCGGAGAACCGTGCCGACGCCGTTCGCGACTTCCTGGAAACTCAAGGCGTCCAGCCGGATAACATCACGGCCACCGGTTACGGCAAAGCCAAGCCTGTAGCCGACAACGCTACCTCGCAGGGCCGAGCCCAAAACCGGCGCGTCAATCTCGTCGTCTCAGGCGACGCCATCGGGGTTCAGCAGAGCAACCCCGACGCCGATCCCGCTCCCTCCGCAACACCACAGTAA
- a CDS encoding ABC transporter ATP-binding protein, with product MIVEIEALQKIYEGKQRVVAVDGIDLSVHEGELFGLLGPNGAGKTTTISICTTRALPTSGCVRIAGIDVVKTPAVARRFIGVVPQYNTLDRACTIYENINFHCLYFGFSGPEATERTNQLLAQFHLIERAGAYPAQLSGGLAQRVQIARAIAHRPKVLFLDEPSAGLDPQSRIAMWDAVRNLREEGITVVLTTHYMEEADELCDRVAIIDHGKILVQDTPTALKGSVGAQKVYELYLRSQDNIPTLVQQLQQLTGVASAEPTPKGVRVLAHGAEGLLSDVVREANPYGLRDLTITETSLETVFIRLTGRDLRE from the coding sequence GTGATAGTCGAGATCGAAGCCCTCCAGAAGATTTATGAAGGCAAGCAACGAGTCGTCGCCGTCGACGGCATCGATCTCAGCGTCCACGAGGGCGAACTCTTCGGACTTCTCGGCCCGAACGGTGCGGGCAAGACCACCACCATCAGCATCTGCACAACCCGCGCCCTGCCTACCTCGGGGTGTGTCCGCATCGCAGGAATCGATGTCGTCAAAACCCCCGCGGTGGCCCGTCGTTTCATCGGAGTTGTACCCCAGTACAACACGCTCGACCGAGCCTGCACCATCTACGAGAACATCAACTTCCACTGTCTCTACTTTGGCTTCTCCGGCCCCGAGGCCACAGAGCGCACCAATCAACTCCTCGCCCAGTTCCACCTCATCGAGCGTGCCGGCGCCTATCCCGCGCAACTCTCCGGAGGTCTCGCTCAACGCGTCCAGATCGCCCGGGCCATCGCACACCGCCCCAAGGTTCTCTTCCTCGATGAGCCCAGCGCCGGCCTCGACCCGCAAAGCCGTATCGCCATGTGGGACGCCGTCCGCAACCTCCGCGAAGAGGGAATTACCGTCGTCCTCACCACCCACTACATGGAGGAGGCCGACGAACTCTGCGATCGCGTTGCCATCATCGACCATGGAAAGATCCTCGTGCAGGACACCCCCACAGCGCTCAAAGGCTCCGTCGGCGCGCAGAAGGTCTACGAGCTCTACCTACGCAGTCAGGACAACATCCCAACCCTAGTGCAACAGCTCCAGCAACTCACCGGAGTAGCCAGCGCAGAACCCACTCCCAAGGGCGTTCGCGTTCTTGCCCACGGAGCCGAAGGCCTGCTCTCCGACGTTGTTCGCGAGGCAAACCCGTACGGACTCCGCGACCTCACCATCACTGAAACCAGCCTCGAGACCGTCTTCATTCGTCTCACGGGCCGCGACCTTCGCGAGTAG